The following proteins are encoded in a genomic region of Dialister hominis:
- a CDS encoding alanine/glycine:cation symporter family protein, whose product MDMAAINSLVNTIDGIVWGPVMLVLLVGTGVYLTCLLKFQTWRNLPYAIHSVLSKEARTTKRGKGDVSPFSALMTALAATIGTGNIVGVATAMFSGGPGALVWMWISACFGLTTKFSECMLAIKYREVNAKGEMKGGPMFTMKNGFKNKTAGRTFGFLFALFSVIASFGIGNMTQANSISGAVQTVFGVPVEVCGVILTVLSLIIILGGIKTISKVSSVVVPGMAVFYIIAGFICILINIQNVPHGLYMIFMMAFNPQAIGGGVLGTITVTVMNSMRYGVARGCFSNEAGLGSAAITAAAATTDDPVRQGYINMTGTFWDTIVVCSITGLTIASSGVLGTTDASGAPLKGIALTMAAFSTQIGIIGTYIVAIGIILFAYSTIIGWEYHGEKAWEYLFGTHKFNMVYRIIFSLVVYVGATQTLDLVWNLSDIANALMAIPNLISLLVLSPVIKEEVVRFQAVLEREKAEKAAAKEAAIEERAGI is encoded by the coding sequence ATGGACATGGCTGCAATCAACTCGCTCGTCAATACCATTGACGGCATAGTCTGGGGCCCGGTAATGCTGGTGCTCCTTGTCGGTACCGGCGTGTACCTCACCTGCTTATTAAAATTCCAGACCTGGCGGAATCTGCCCTATGCAATCCACAGCGTTCTTTCTAAAGAAGCCCGCACCACTAAGCGCGGCAAAGGCGACGTTTCTCCATTCTCCGCATTAATGACAGCTCTCGCTGCCACCATCGGCACCGGCAACATCGTAGGCGTTGCCACCGCCATGTTCTCCGGCGGCCCCGGCGCCCTGGTATGGATGTGGATTTCCGCATGCTTCGGCCTCACCACCAAATTCTCCGAATGCATGCTGGCTATTAAATACCGTGAAGTCAATGCTAAAGGTGAAATGAAGGGCGGCCCCATGTTCACCATGAAAAACGGTTTCAAAAATAAAACCGCTGGCCGTACCTTTGGCTTCCTCTTCGCACTGTTCTCCGTCATTGCTTCCTTCGGTATCGGCAACATGACCCAGGCAAACTCCATTTCCGGAGCCGTACAGACAGTCTTCGGCGTACCGGTGGAAGTCTGCGGCGTCATCCTCACCGTCCTTTCCCTGATTATCATCCTTGGCGGTATCAAGACAATTTCCAAAGTTTCCTCTGTCGTTGTTCCCGGTATGGCTGTGTTCTACATCATCGCAGGCTTCATCTGCATTCTTATTAACATCCAGAACGTACCTCACGGCCTCTATATGATTTTCATGATGGCCTTCAACCCGCAGGCCATTGGCGGCGGCGTCCTCGGCACCATCACAGTTACCGTCATGAACTCCATGCGTTACGGCGTTGCCAGAGGCTGCTTCTCCAATGAAGCCGGCCTGGGCTCCGCAGCCATCACCGCTGCTGCTGCTACCACCGACGACCCCGTTCGCCAGGGCTACATCAACATGACCGGCACCTTCTGGGATACCATCGTTGTCTGCTCCATCACCGGTCTTACCATTGCTTCCTCCGGCGTTCTTGGCACTACCGATGCCAGCGGCGCACCGCTGAAAGGCATCGCCCTCACCATGGCAGCCTTCTCTACCCAAATAGGCATCATCGGTACCTATATCGTAGCCATCGGCATCATCCTCTTCGCCTACTCCACCATCATTGGCTGGGAATACCACGGTGAAAAAGCATGGGAATACCTCTTCGGAACCCATAAATTCAACATGGTTTACAGAATCATCTTCTCCCTGGTTGTTTACGTAGGTGCTACCCAGACCCTGGATCTGGTATGGAACCTTTCCGATATTGCCAACGCACTCATGGCAATTCCAAACCTCATTTCCCTGCTGGTTCTCTCTCCTGTCATCAAAGAAGAAGTCGTCCGCTTCCAGGCCGTCCTCGAACGCGAAAAAGCAGAAAAAGCAGCTGCCAAAGAAGCAGCAATCGAAGAAAGAGCCGGTATCTGA
- a CDS encoding alanine/glycine:cation symporter family protein has translation MDLNYMNWLNAADSFIWGPPLLVLLVGTGILLTLRLKMLQVFKLPKALKLIFKAQNAGSGDIDSFKALCTALSATVGTGNIVGVATAIAAGGPGAIFWMWMAAFFGMATKYAEGLLAVKYREVDSKGEIAGGPMFYIKNGMGEKYKWLGTLFALFGVLVAYFGIGTFAQVNSIVEITQMTVGVSPTWTAIILTILVAAITLGGLQSIANAASKIVPAMAVIYFVSTVGVLAYFANQIPMAIETIISNAFTGTAAAGGFAGAGVMLAMRSGIARGVFSNESGLGSAPIVAAAAKTKWPAEQGLISMTGTFIDTIIICTLTGLTIVVSGEWLKGLNGAALTNAAFQDAFPAVGGYMLMVGLVLFAFTTILGWNYYGERCMIYLCGTKGILPYRIIFIALVASGAFLKLEAIWVLADIVNGLMAIPNLIALLALSGVVVRETEKYFDHLKTGKDYEEYEDLDPSLASAKAQPEVEE, from the coding sequence ATGGATTTGAATTACATGAATTGGCTGAATGCAGCCGACAGTTTTATCTGGGGACCACCGCTTTTGGTTCTTTTGGTGGGAACCGGGATTCTGCTGACACTTCGTTTGAAGATGTTGCAGGTTTTCAAGCTTCCCAAGGCTTTGAAATTAATTTTCAAGGCACAGAACGCAGGCAGCGGAGATATTGATTCTTTCAAGGCTCTCTGCACAGCTCTTTCCGCAACGGTAGGCACCGGCAATATCGTCGGCGTAGCTACTGCAATCGCAGCTGGCGGCCCTGGCGCTATTTTCTGGATGTGGATGGCTGCTTTCTTCGGAATGGCAACCAAGTATGCGGAAGGTCTTCTGGCTGTTAAATACCGCGAAGTCGATTCCAAAGGCGAAATCGCCGGCGGCCCGATGTTCTACATCAAGAACGGCATGGGTGAGAAGTATAAATGGCTTGGAACTCTCTTTGCTCTCTTCGGCGTACTCGTCGCATACTTCGGTATCGGTACATTCGCTCAGGTCAATTCCATCGTTGAAATCACCCAGATGACGGTCGGCGTTTCACCGACATGGACCGCCATCATCCTGACCATCCTGGTCGCAGCTATCACTCTCGGCGGACTCCAGTCCATCGCGAATGCCGCATCCAAGATCGTTCCGGCAATGGCAGTGATTTACTTCGTTTCCACCGTCGGCGTCCTTGCTTACTTCGCTAATCAGATTCCGATGGCTATTGAGACCATCATTTCCAACGCATTCACCGGCACAGCAGCAGCCGGCGGCTTCGCAGGAGCAGGCGTGATGCTTGCCATGAGAAGCGGTATTGCCAGAGGCGTATTCTCCAACGAATCCGGCCTTGGTTCCGCTCCGATCGTAGCCGCAGCCGCTAAGACAAAATGGCCGGCAGAACAGGGTCTCATTTCCATGACAGGTACCTTCATCGATACCATCATCATCTGCACCCTGACCGGACTTACCATCGTCGTATCCGGCGAATGGCTCAAAGGCCTCAACGGCGCAGCACTCACCAATGCAGCTTTCCAGGATGCCTTCCCGGCAGTTGGCGGCTACATGCTGATGGTCGGACTTGTCCTCTTCGCCTTCACCACCATCCTCGGATGGAACTACTACGGCGAACGCTGCATGATCTACCTCTGCGGCACCAAGGGCATCCTTCCTTACCGTATTATATTCATCGCGCTTGTCGCAAGCGGCGCGTTCCTTAAATTAGAAGCCATCTGGGTTCTGGCGGATATTGTCAACGGACTCATGGCTATCCCGAACCTCATCGCTCTTCTGGCCCTTTCCGGAGTCGTCGTCAGAGAAACCGAGAAATACTTCGATCATCTGAAGACCGGCAAGGACTACGAAGAATACGAAGACCTCGATCCATCCCTGGCAAGTGCAAAAGCTCAGCCAGAAGTGGAAGAGTAA
- a CDS encoding ZIP family metal transporter translates to MSDVFWGLFIPFLGTSLGAACVFFMRGEMNRSVQRGLTGFAAGVMVAASVWSLLIPAIEESEPLGKMAFLPATIGFGVGILFLLLLDRVIPHLHMNAKKAEGPKSHLERTTMLVLAVTLHNIPEGMAVGVVYAGFLSGHAGITAAAAMALSLGIAIQNFPEGAIISMPLKSAGMGSWKSFIGGVLSGIVEPIGGTLTILVTAMVVPMMPYFLSFAAGAMLYVVVEELIPEMSEGEHSDIGVLSFAVGFMIMMALDVALG, encoded by the coding sequence ATGTCTGATGTATTCTGGGGATTGTTTATCCCCTTCCTCGGAACGTCTCTGGGGGCTGCGTGTGTGTTCTTTATGCGCGGCGAGATGAACCGCTCTGTACAGCGCGGGCTGACGGGTTTTGCGGCCGGCGTGATGGTGGCGGCATCGGTCTGGAGTCTTCTGATCCCTGCGATCGAAGAGTCTGAGCCTCTCGGAAAGATGGCGTTCCTTCCGGCGACGATTGGTTTCGGCGTCGGCATCCTTTTCCTTCTGCTGCTGGATCGTGTGATCCCGCATCTTCATATGAATGCGAAGAAAGCAGAAGGCCCGAAGAGCCACCTGGAAAGGACGACGATGCTTGTCCTGGCCGTGACGCTTCATAATATCCCTGAAGGCATGGCCGTCGGTGTCGTTTATGCAGGCTTCCTTTCCGGACACGCAGGAATCACTGCTGCGGCTGCCATGGCACTGTCGCTTGGGATTGCCATCCAGAACTTCCCTGAAGGCGCTATCATTTCCATGCCGCTGAAATCCGCCGGCATGGGCAGCTGGAAATCCTTCATAGGAGGCGTCCTCTCCGGCATCGTAGAACCGATCGGAGGCACGCTGACGATCCTGGTCACCGCCATGGTCGTCCCGATGATGCCTTACTTCCTTTCCTTCGCCGCAGGTGCTATGCTCTACGTCGTTGTAGAAGAACTCATCCCGGAAATGTCCGAAGGTGAACACTCCGATATCGGAGTCCTCTCCTTTGCCGTAGGCTTCATGATCATGATGGCTCTCGACGTTGCACTGGGATAA
- a CDS encoding SGNH/GDSL hydrolase family protein has product MRKHYWKYKCTAALLMLWCAAGTLAPAEGGDLIGLSWKPDYDAVRYEVQMKDDDGMFYDNQFVYANSVLLDKKGRLEHPENVSYRVRPIDFDGNPISAFTPYMPFEDGAFKDDRDAPYQKPDRSGEQGGAMLYPVYSFVWMPGAASYEVEVTTQPPENPTGTDPSLFRLWSAKTELSDLYDARPRTGTYYWRVRGIDAKGNPVGEWSEAQKRTTDPDAGWVVGVFGDSISHGGGRMSYSPNDLEYSYEHYLDFPVINLSQSGDTSESMLERFDRDVLPFHVKYLLIMGGSNSLRGGVPAEDVIEDLKAIQQKCSDNGITSILMTLPPINPASIKKTFDEPTVDDWQTPFAKVNAFIRTQPHIDIAAAFPLDPGMTPALALDGLHGDVVAKQRMAAVINEHIRDFVKEPMALPENQTEETKENTNAAKTSLLPD; this is encoded by the coding sequence ATGAGAAAACATTACTGGAAATATAAATGCACAGCAGCACTGCTGATGCTCTGGTGCGCCGCCGGGACGCTCGCGCCGGCAGAAGGGGGAGATCTGATCGGACTTTCCTGGAAACCCGATTACGATGCCGTGCGCTACGAAGTGCAGATGAAAGACGATGACGGCATGTTCTACGACAACCAGTTCGTCTACGCCAATTCCGTCCTCCTGGACAAGAAAGGACGCCTGGAACATCCTGAAAACGTTTCCTACCGCGTCCGCCCAATCGACTTCGACGGAAACCCGATCAGCGCCTTCACGCCATACATGCCGTTTGAAGACGGCGCCTTCAAGGACGACCGCGACGCGCCGTACCAGAAACCGGACAGAAGCGGGGAACAGGGCGGAGCCATGCTCTATCCCGTCTATTCCTTCGTCTGGATGCCCGGCGCCGCTTCCTATGAAGTCGAAGTGACCACCCAGCCTCCGGAAAATCCGACAGGTACCGATCCCTCCCTCTTCCGCCTCTGGAGCGCCAAGACTGAGCTGAGCGACCTCTATGACGCAAGACCGAGGACAGGCACCTACTACTGGCGCGTCCGCGGCATCGATGCCAAAGGAAATCCTGTCGGCGAATGGAGCGAAGCACAGAAACGCACCACCGACCCCGATGCAGGATGGGTCGTCGGCGTCTTTGGAGACAGCATCAGCCACGGCGGAGGACGCATGTCCTACAGCCCCAACGACCTCGAATACTCCTACGAGCACTACCTCGATTTCCCTGTCATCAACCTGTCCCAGAGCGGCGACACCAGCGAATCCATGCTCGAAAGATTTGACAGAGACGTCCTACCCTTCCATGTGAAATACCTTCTCATCATGGGAGGAAGCAACAGCTTAAGAGGCGGCGTCCCTGCCGAAGACGTCATCGAGGACCTGAAAGCCATCCAGCAGAAATGCAGCGACAACGGCATCACATCCATCCTCATGACCCTTCCGCCGATCAACCCGGCCAGCATCAAGAAAACCTTCGACGAACCCACCGTAGACGACTGGCAGACACCCTTTGCCAAAGTCAACGCCTTCATCCGCACCCAGCCCCACATCGACATTGCCGCTGCCTTCCCCCTTGACCCGGGAATGACACCAGCCCTTGCCCTGGACGGCCTCCACGGAGACGTCGTCGCCAAACAAAGAATGGCCGCTGTCATCAACGAGCACATCCGTGACTTCGTCAAAGAACCCATGGCCCTGCCCGAAAATCAGACGGAAGAAACCAAAGAAAACACCAATGCTGCAAAAACCTCGCTACTGCCAGATTGA
- a CDS encoding SGNH/GDSL hydrolase family protein, with the protein MVKDSMIRKECISILAACLLGISSLPAFAAAPVIPQMPDRIIRAENAKEGLNAPSSEKDLVLLTWAENPESVRYEVEIFRGIPYNLDRNEPLADHVYDNQRIYTNKVIIDLSKIPAGDGVLYWRVRPIDADWTGLAPFSAPMEVRSTMKRLGRDAPLPNVYRPENGSSLLYPVYSYAGIPGAAKYEVEVTDSYPETLSGTAPSAHRVFSRVTSLSNVYDSDPRIGTYYWRVRGMDETGAPVGEWSLPERVRNDVESRYNVGIFGDSITQGGGHLYHSPADMAYSYVSYLDFPAVNMGRSGDTVEMMYDRFDRDVLPFHVKYLLIMGGINDLRMGTSPDKAIEYLEKIRQKCIDHGITPILMTIVPLNPENIQKYYGETTYAGWKESVAKVNAYIRTKPYIDTAAPFASFDVMPSEFAMDGIHGDWNAKQMIAGEINREIGHFIPTY; encoded by the coding sequence ATGGTTAAGGATTCAATGATTAGAAAAGAATGTATTTCAATTCTGGCGGCATGCCTTCTGGGCATTTCTTCGCTGCCAGCTTTCGCGGCGGCACCGGTCATTCCGCAGATGCCTGACCGCATTATCCGGGCGGAAAATGCGAAGGAGGGGCTGAATGCGCCTTCTTCGGAAAAGGATCTCGTGCTCCTCACATGGGCAGAAAATCCGGAATCCGTCCGCTATGAAGTGGAAATTTTCCGCGGTATTCCTTACAACCTGGACCGCAACGAACCTCTGGCGGATCACGTCTATGACAACCAGAGAATCTATACGAATAAAGTCATCATCGACCTGTCGAAGATTCCAGCAGGGGACGGCGTGCTCTACTGGCGCGTGCGCCCGATCGATGCCGACTGGACAGGCCTTGCGCCGTTCTCAGCTCCGATGGAAGTCAGGAGCACGATGAAGCGCCTTGGCCGCGATGCGCCGCTTCCGAACGTCTATCGTCCGGAAAACGGTTCCTCGCTCCTCTATCCCGTCTATTCCTACGCAGGGATCCCGGGCGCGGCGAAGTACGAAGTGGAAGTGACAGACTCCTATCCGGAAACCCTTTCCGGCACAGCGCCTTCTGCCCACCGCGTCTTTTCCCGCGTGACCTCCCTTTCGAACGTCTATGACAGCGATCCCAGAATCGGGACCTACTACTGGCGCGTCAGGGGGATGGACGAGACAGGCGCGCCCGTCGGCGAATGGAGCCTTCCCGAACGCGTGAGAAATGACGTCGAGAGCCGCTACAATGTCGGCATCTTCGGCGACAGCATTACTCAGGGCGGCGGCCATCTCTACCACAGCCCCGCCGATATGGCGTACAGCTACGTTTCTTACCTCGATTTCCCGGCCGTCAATATGGGAAGAAGCGGCGACACCGTGGAAATGATGTACGACCGCTTCGACAGGGACGTCCTTCCCTTCCACGTGAAGTACCTTCTCATCATGGGAGGCATCAATGACCTTCGCATGGGCACGAGCCCGGACAAGGCCATCGAGTACCTGGAAAAAATCCGTCAGAAGTGCATCGACCACGGCATCACGCCGATTCTCATGACCATCGTGCCGCTCAATCCGGAAAACATCCAGAAATACTACGGCGAGACCACCTATGCAGGCTGGAAGGAATCCGTCGCCAAAGTGAACGCCTACATCCGGACGAAACCATATATCGACACCGCCGCACCCTTCGCATCCTTCGACGTCATGCCGTCGGAATTTGCCATGGACGGCATCCACGGCGACTGGAACGCCAAGCAGATGATCGCAGGGGAAATCAACCGCGAAATCGGCCATTTCATACCGACCTATTAA
- a CDS encoding tetratricopeptide repeat protein, giving the protein MTEIEKARELFVSCRLKEAKPLLEELAGAGDSDALYMLAMMTYDVDIAIELLAKSAAKGNAGAKLMRLALMADASEETIAEAEKSIIPEIEKGAEEDPVLADALGTFYLVYGKKREGWTEKGMALLSMAEQKEYWKASIHLGSAFNELRENPLGDADRFNPGEAIIHFSFAAVKGAPEAEYFMGFLVYRGLGTKRDQKAAIQLWKKAAASGYMTAALTLGFVLSFSKNEKEKKDGFKYTKMAAESGDPTAEGNLANCYYYGTGTRKDRRLARLYYKKAAEKGMESSAMQLGVMYHEDGKDDKAFEIFRKSAENGYPASMGWLAACYENGYGTERNREMAKFWLTRAADLGDEDAKKALSIISGNG; this is encoded by the coding sequence ATGACAGAGATAGAGAAAGCGCGGGAGCTTTTCGTTTCCTGCCGCTTGAAGGAGGCAAAGCCTCTCTTGGAGGAACTGGCCGGGGCCGGTGACAGCGATGCGCTGTACATGCTGGCCATGATGACGTATGACGTGGATATCGCTATCGAGCTTCTGGCAAAGAGCGCTGCGAAAGGAAATGCGGGCGCCAAGCTGATGCGCCTTGCGCTCATGGCAGATGCTTCGGAGGAAACGATCGCCGAAGCTGAGAAGTCGATCATCCCGGAAATAGAGAAAGGGGCAGAAGAAGATCCCGTTCTTGCCGATGCGCTGGGAACGTTTTACCTCGTTTATGGAAAGAAGCGCGAAGGATGGACAGAGAAGGGGATGGCCCTCCTCTCCATGGCAGAGCAGAAAGAATACTGGAAAGCATCGATTCACCTCGGAAGCGCGTTCAATGAGCTGCGCGAAAATCCGCTGGGGGATGCAGACCGGTTCAATCCGGGCGAAGCCATCATCCATTTCTCCTTTGCCGCTGTGAAAGGCGCACCGGAAGCGGAGTATTTCATGGGCTTCCTCGTCTACAGGGGCCTTGGAACGAAGCGGGACCAGAAGGCAGCCATCCAGCTCTGGAAGAAAGCGGCGGCCTCGGGCTACATGACCGCGGCGCTGACGCTCGGCTTCGTCCTTTCCTTCTCCAAGAACGAGAAGGAAAAGAAGGATGGCTTCAAGTACACGAAGATGGCAGCCGAATCGGGAGATCCGACGGCAGAAGGAAATCTGGCAAACTGCTACTACTACGGCACAGGCACGAGGAAGGACAGACGTCTGGCCCGCCTCTACTACAAAAAAGCCGCAGAGAAGGGGATGGAGTCGTCTGCCATGCAGCTTGGCGTCATGTACCACGAAGACGGCAAGGACGACAAAGCCTTTGAAATATTCAGGAAATCCGCGGAAAACGGCTATCCGGCATCAATGGGATGGCTGGCCGCTTGTTATGAAAATGGGTATGGAACAGAAAGAAACAGGGAAATGGCGAAATTCTGGCTGACCCGCGCTGCCGATCTGGGCGACGAGGACGCGAAGAAAGCGCTTTCCATCATTTCCGGGAATGGTTAA
- a CDS encoding LysR family transcriptional regulator, with amino-acid sequence MNFQSLHYFIMLAREKNFTRAAEKLHISQQTLSASIAALERELNCKLIIRHVPLELTYGGRTFFHYALSLTGEEESMRRSLLDIAEEKTGELRIGVGYVRGRTLLPPILKKFGDKHPGVTFRILESTNKQLRTRLVEGDIDLSIGHYREVPPGIEIEPIYEEQICLLITKKLFDETVEGTIEEVSAALQRDVKEGMRPFAKCPFLNTRGENVSGYFETLYLAEAPFTPFIRCMSNNMETLLCLSGKGMGALFCPQNLVRSSLSKEDLREMYVIPLPETKYAMSVGVRTKAAPWSIRDEFIQLLKEELARENGI; translated from the coding sequence ATGAACTTTCAATCGCTGCATTATTTCATCATGCTCGCGAGGGAGAAGAATTTCACACGCGCAGCTGAGAAACTCCATATTTCCCAGCAGACGCTCTCTGCCAGCATCGCCGCGCTGGAGCGCGAGCTGAACTGCAAGCTTATCATCCGCCATGTCCCCCTCGAGCTTACGTATGGAGGAAGGACCTTCTTCCATTACGCCCTCTCTCTCACAGGCGAAGAGGAATCCATGCGCCGCTCCCTCCTCGACATCGCAGAAGAAAAAACAGGAGAACTGCGTATCGGCGTCGGCTATGTCCGCGGCAGGACCCTTCTTCCGCCCATCCTGAAGAAATTCGGGGACAAGCACCCGGGCGTCACATTCCGCATTCTGGAATCCACGAATAAACAGCTCAGGACCCGCCTCGTCGAAGGCGATATCGACCTCTCCATCGGGCACTACAGGGAAGTCCCGCCAGGCATTGAAATAGAACCGATCTACGAAGAACAAATCTGCCTCCTCATCACAAAGAAACTCTTCGACGAAACCGTAGAAGGCACCATCGAGGAAGTCTCCGCCGCTCTCCAGAGGGACGTCAAAGAAGGCATGCGTCCCTTCGCCAAATGCCCCTTCCTGAATACCCGGGGCGAAAACGTCTCCGGCTACTTCGAGACACTCTACCTCGCCGAAGCGCCCTTCACACCCTTCATCCGCTGCATGTCCAACAACATGGAAACCCTCCTCTGCCTCTCCGGAAAAGGCATGGGCGCCCTCTTCTGCCCCCAGAACCTCGTCCGCTCCTCCCTTTCCAAAGAAGACCTCAGGGAAATGTACGTCATCCCCCTGCCGGAGACCAAGTATGCCATGTCCGTAGGCGTAAGGACAAAAGCCGCCCCCTGGTCCATCCGCGATGAATTCATACAGCTCCTGAAGGAAGAACTCGCGAGGGAGAATGGAATTTAA
- a CDS encoding SEL1-like repeat protein, translating into MNQSQGESLFMQGKIDEAVVELQKEAKMGAPRAMYLIGCCLREGYGHVEADERKAVKWFQKGYEEGSALCGISLVNGTDDQEMWDIVNECFPRVLKAAVSGDVLAMDEAGRFYLGALIVNFEEGIKWLTKAALAEYWRALYDLGSAYEEGYAVPRNEERAMLCFKKAAEFHDQYSEYKVGEMLLNSWKKEKDTKKAAEWLKKSWKHGNGEAAMLLASVYENSDDKEDQEKAFRWYERAAEAGIPEALAELAYDYDQGFVVEKDRKKAVSLYKKAIAMGHEESLMSLALLCLEEKDEKNGFLYMKEAAEAGIPRAQYAAGMMYLEGHGTEENRDEAFRWIEAAAENGVDEAEAVLEHNGYMI; encoded by the coding sequence ATGAATCAGTCACAGGGTGAGTCTTTATTTATGCAGGGAAAAATCGACGAAGCGGTCGTAGAACTTCAGAAAGAAGCGAAGATGGGGGCGCCAAGAGCCATGTACCTCATCGGCTGCTGTCTTCGCGAAGGCTACGGCCACGTCGAAGCCGACGAAAGGAAAGCGGTCAAATGGTTCCAGAAAGGTTACGAGGAAGGCAGCGCACTCTGCGGCATTTCCCTCGTGAACGGGACCGATGATCAGGAAATGTGGGATATCGTGAATGAATGCTTCCCGCGTGTCCTCAAGGCTGCCGTTTCCGGCGACGTCCTTGCGATGGATGAAGCAGGGCGTTTCTATCTGGGCGCTCTCATCGTCAATTTCGAAGAAGGCATAAAGTGGCTGACGAAAGCAGCGCTCGCTGAATACTGGCGTGCGCTCTACGATCTGGGCTCCGCCTACGAAGAAGGGTACGCCGTTCCAAGAAACGAAGAACGCGCCATGCTCTGCTTCAAGAAAGCGGCAGAATTCCATGACCAGTACAGTGAATACAAAGTGGGCGAGATGCTCCTGAACTCCTGGAAAAAGGAAAAAGACACGAAGAAAGCAGCTGAATGGCTGAAAAAGTCGTGGAAACACGGCAACGGTGAAGCAGCCATGCTCCTCGCGTCCGTCTATGAAAACAGCGACGACAAGGAAGACCAGGAGAAAGCCTTCCGCTGGTACGAAAGAGCGGCCGAAGCCGGCATCCCCGAAGCACTCGCTGAACTTGCCTACGATTACGATCAGGGCTTTGTCGTAGAAAAAGACAGAAAGAAAGCTGTCTCTCTATATAAGAAAGCCATTGCCATGGGCCACGAAGAAAGCCTCATGTCCCTCGCGCTCCTGTGCCTCGAAGAAAAAGACGAGAAAAACGGCTTCCTCTACATGAAAGAAGCCGCCGAAGCCGGCATCCCCCGCGCCCAGTACGCAGCAGGCATGATGTACCTTGAAGGCCACGGCACCGAAGAAAACCGAGACGAAGCCTTCCGCTGGATCGAAGCAGCCGCAGAAAACGGCGTAGACGAAGCAGAAGCCGTCCTCGAACATAACGGGTATATGATTTAA
- a CDS encoding tetratricopeptide repeat protein has translation MDNETKRAESLFLAGEFAESLSLLKELAKDPANGRDQYLLGLFYFYAVEVRWNGDRFLELVDSGWRAGDVLSGFFILYRDGEGNKKEMTEKYVEHMKKLLPMAKAGDPFAMRQIAILYERGLGRKINMDQAYDWYVRSAEKGLCLSMADAGRIAMDESFSRYDPKLAFTWFLKGAALGYHEAELRLGDCFYGAIGVEEDKEKAATCFERASNHGNGEASDALGTMYVLGDGISQDMDKAYEFFTKGAEQGSPSCMYKLGDCYLYGRGTEINYEKAMDLYLAAWDKGNVPAGRSIGRMHLLGLAKNSDASEGFRWIEKAADTGDIDAIASLGDCYVNGAGTEVDEEKGRTLLEEAAEQGQAEAICELGELALRDQDGDGAVRRFKEAAAQGYPRAENFLGLCYATGIGGTRNLRAAEECFRRSDAQGDPDAKLLMQQYLNA, from the coding sequence ATGGATAATGAAACGAAACGCGCGGAATCGTTGTTCCTCGCAGGAGAGTTTGCAGAGAGTCTTTCGCTTTTGAAAGAGCTGGCGAAGGACCCGGCAAATGGCAGGGATCAGTACTTGCTCGGGCTCTTCTATTTCTATGCGGTGGAAGTACGCTGGAATGGAGACCGTTTCCTAGAGCTGGTGGACAGCGGATGGAGAGCAGGTGATGTGCTCTCCGGATTCTTCATCCTCTACCGGGACGGAGAAGGAAACAAGAAGGAAATGACGGAGAAGTATGTAGAACATATGAAGAAACTTCTTCCGATGGCAAAGGCCGGCGATCCTTTTGCGATGCGCCAGATTGCGATTCTTTATGAACGCGGCCTGGGACGCAAGATCAATATGGATCAGGCCTATGACTGGTATGTTCGTTCAGCCGAGAAGGGGCTGTGCCTTTCTATGGCGGACGCAGGGCGTATCGCGATGGACGAAAGTTTCTCGCGGTATGATCCGAAGCTTGCTTTCACCTGGTTCCTGAAGGGGGCTGCGCTTGGGTATCACGAAGCGGAGCTGCGCCTCGGGGACTGCTTCTACGGCGCTATCGGCGTCGAGGAGGACAAGGAGAAGGCAGCGACCTGTTTTGAACGCGCTTCGAACCATGGAAACGGGGAAGCGTCGGATGCGCTGGGCACGATGTACGTCCTTGGCGACGGCATTTCCCAGGACATGGACAAAGCGTATGAATTCTTCACGAAGGGCGCAGAGCAGGGCTCTCCGAGCTGCATGTACAAGCTCGGCGACTGCTACCTCTACGGCCGCGGGACAGAAATCAATTACGAAAAAGCGATGGATCTCTACCTGGCCGCCTGGGATAAGGGAAATGTCCCTGCCGGGCGATCCATCGGACGCATGCACCTTCTGGGGCTTGCGAAGAACAGTGATGCCAGCGAAGGCTTCCGTTGGATCGAGAAAGCTGCTGATACCGGCGATATCGATGCCATCGCCTCTCTGGGCGACTGCTATGTGAACGGGGCAGGCACAGAAGTCGACGAAGAAAAAGGAAGGACGCTCCTTGAAGAAGCCGCTGAGCAGGGACAGGCGGAAGCCATCTGCGAGCTCGGCGAGCTGGCACTCCGTGACCAGGACGGGGACGGCGCCGTCAGGCGTTTCAAGGAAGCAGCGGCGCAGGGCTATCCAAGGGCTGAAAATTTCCTTGGCCTCTGCTATGCGACCGGCATCGGCGGGACGAGAAATCTCCGCGCCGCTGAAGAATGTTTCAGAAGAAGTGACGCGCAGGGTGATCCTGACGCGAAGTTGTTGATGCAGCAATATTTGAATGCCTGA